The nucleotide sequence GATTTAAAATCGTTTTAAATCTGCGAAATCTGCGTGAAAATTATAGCACACAGATTTTAGCAGATTTTTATTTTTAATTTATAACTTAAAATTACTTCAACTCAGCCAAACTCTCTTGCAGTGCCACTACAAAAGTATCAATAGCATCAGTTGTTATCGTTAAAGGAGGTAAAATTCTCAACAAGTTTTTGTTGTTTGCGCCACCGGTAAAAATATGTTTTTCGATAATCATTTTCTTTCTTAAAGCGCTCACGTCAAAATCAAATTCTACTCCTAGCATCAATCCTCTTCCTTTAACTTGTTTGATTTCTGGAATTACTTTTATGGCTTCCATGAAATACGCTTCTATTTTCTTAGCGTTTTCAATTAAGTTTTTGCTTTCAATCACATCCAAAACCGCAATACCAGCAGCACAAGCCAAATGACTTCCTCCAAAAGTAGTTCCTAATAATCCGTAACTTGCTTGGAATTTAGGCGAAATTAAAACGCCTCCAATAGGGAAGCCGTTCCCCATTCCTTTAGCTGTTGTTATAATATCTGGATTGATTCCGTGGTGTTGGTGCGCAAAAAACTTTCCGCTTCTTCCGTAACCTGATTGCACTTCGTCAAGAATCAAAATCACCTCATTTGCTTTACAAATTTTTTCCAAAGCTTGAAAGAATTCGGTTGTTCCTTGGTCTAAACCACCCACACCTTGAATAGGCTCGATGATTACACAAGCGACATCTCCTTTTTTCAATTCGGCTTCCACCAAATTAATTTGATTCAATGGCAAGAACGTCACTACTTGTTGTGCATTGATAGGCGCCACAATTTTAGGATTGTCAGTTACAGCAACCGCAGCCGAAGTTCTTCCGTGAAACGAATTGTCAAAAGCAATTACTCTTGATTTTCCTGTATGGAAGGACGCCATTTTTAAGGCATTTTCATTGGCTTCAGCTCCAGAGCTACATAAGAACAAGCTAAAATCAGTCAAGCCAGAGGCTTTTCCTAATTTTTCAGCTAATTCCACTTGCAATGGATTCTGAATTGCATTCGAGTAAAAACTCAAATTATCCAATTGTTCTTTTACTTTGGCTACGTAATAAGGCTCAGTATGTCCTATAGATATTACTCCGTGACCAGAGTATAAGTCT is from Flavobacterium sp. NG2 and encodes:
- a CDS encoding aspartate aminotransferase family protein: MNLFDVYPLYPITPVKAVDCTIYDEKGIEYLDLYSGHGVISIGHTEPYYVAKVKEQLDNLSFYSNAIQNPLQVELAEKLGKASGLTDFSLFLCSSGAEANENALKMASFHTGKSRVIAFDNSFHGRTSAAVAVTDNPKIVAPINAQQVVTFLPLNQINLVEAELKKGDVACVIIEPIQGVGGLDQGTTEFFQALEKICKANEVILILDEVQSGYGRSGKFFAHQHHGINPDIITTAKGMGNGFPIGGVLISPKFQASYGLLGTTFGGSHLACAAGIAVLDVIESKNLIENAKKIEAYFMEAIKVIPEIKQVKGRGLMLGVEFDFDVSALRKKMIIEKHIFTGGANNKNLLRILPPLTITTDAIDTFVVALQESLAELK